In the genome of Phlebotomus papatasi isolate M1 chromosome 2, Ppap_2.1, whole genome shotgun sequence, one region contains:
- the LOC129802752 gene encoding uncharacterized protein LOC129802752 produces the protein MLSGVKMRVLVGLSIFLFIQVAHGSNEDICICCGIDILQQNKDNCSILLTPITDDDLVMLQKLCVKDQTNGWTDSTGQFHRDLYPPYMSIKPYLSVEGWKISPLEDFYFEDCKKDLDDLSEMLFWIKNTNSTDLDLKINEGFLARKIMNTGTDEIISQLGMYYKFIGRNSYLRAEFIPYEIDGVPDISSFPGYYQYLIRRIPVSYEVKDPQKIAKFSREIQEEHLGVFTYYNPSNYPQKFSIEMAFPSDVLYETEEYLVPERPLKYIGPNETLQLKTGEFLTQTVNYTVTFNITVKPHRTVTAKVVGVWTRYDTKFTATLNTTFLKLGNYIESDIKHNVTGKKINISFGRFYLKDIQEYHSNEIIILSYSAISGILFGLAFLLCLVLLFYIVRRIKKCCRKTPSSDGYTVLND, from the exons atgttgAGTGGTGTAAAAATGAGAGTTCTAGTTGGATTGTCTATTTTCTTATTTATACAAGTTGCACATGGAAGTAATGAAGATATATGTATATGCTGTGGAATTGATATTTTGCAACAGAATAAAGATAATTGTTCCATACTCCTTACCCCTATAACTGATGATGATTTG GTGATGCTTCAGAAACTTTGTGTAAAAGATCAAACCAATGGATGGACAGACAGTACTGGACAATTTCACAGAGATTTATACCCTCCCTACATGTCTATCAAACCTTATCTATCAGTTGAGGGGTGGAAAATTTCACCATTAGAAGACTTTTATTTCGAAGACTGCAAAAAAGACTTGGATGACCTATCAGAAATGCTTTTCTGGATCAAGAACACAAA TTCTACTGATTTGGATTTGAAGATCAATGAAGGATTCCTTGCGCGAAAAATTATGAATACCGGAACAGATGAAATAATATCACAATTGGGCATGTACTACAAATTTATTGGTAGAAATTCGTATTTGCGAGCAGAATTTATACCATATGAAATCGATGGTGTTCCGGATATAAGCTCATTCCCTGGATACTACCAATACCTAATACGACGTATACCTGTCTCTTACGAAGTAAAGGATCctcaaaaaattgcaaaattcagTAGAGAGATTCAAGAGGAACACCTTGGTGTTTTTACCTACTACAACCCCTCAAACTATCCTCAAAAGTTTTCCATAGAGATGGCATTCCCAAGTGATGTCTTATATGAAACTGAAGAGTATCTAGTTCCTGAAAGGCCTCTAAAATACATCGGACCAAATGAAACACTTCAGTTGAAGACTGGAGAATTTCTAACACAAACCGTGAACTAC ACCGTCACTTTTAACATTACTGTTAAGCCCCATCGAACAGTTACCGCTAAAGTTGTTGGTGTTTGGACCAGGTACGACACCAAGTTCACAGCCACTCTCAACACGACTTTCCTAAAACTTGGAAATTACATAGAGTCTGACATCAAGCACAATGTTACGGGAAAG AAAATCAACATCAGCTTCGGAAGATTCTACCTCAAAGACATTCAAGAATATCATTCTAATGAAATTATTATTCTCAGTTATTCAGCAATAAGTGGCATATTATTTGGCTTAGCCTTCCTTCTTTGTCTCGTGCTCCTGTTTTACATTGTGAGGAGGATCAAAAAATGCTGCAGAAAAACACCATCTTCAGACGGATACACAGTGttgaatgattaa
- the LOC129800256 gene encoding arylsulfatase B-like produces MFMFVIFVVTFLKGSLSFGIKKPISPNLPIPPNPLPRPGNISEIIYPNRPHIIILMADDLGLNDVSYRGSNQILTPNIDALAYQGVVLNRHYTPEMCTPSRAALLTGKNPVNIGMQHFVIEPCEPRGLPLHLKLLPQYLKQAGYSTHLVGKWHLGYARKAFIPTQRGFDTFFGCYNGHLDYYDHMMYGTNFSGYDFRRNENITYEGLGEYATNLFTEESTKIIQNHNVNVPLFLVTSYTAPHSSRIIDVTKGLQAPQEEIDSLSYIRDSEIRTHAAMVTLLDKGIGQIIKELSIKKMLSNCVILFFSDNGAPIRGIFESRGSNFPLRGQKISTWEGAVRVPAAFWSPLMEIRHGVSNRLIHNTDWLPTFVAMSGLRPIGKFDGYDMWPTLAKNLPSPRKEIIHNINPVIGYSSIYYKGWKYINGSTDEGLYDSWLSSKPQYHNPNATRYTEIVRSSDAWQALAPFALRTLGDKSIQKIRKNTKVYCQPKIPYAMGCNPLKGPCLFRIKEDPCELNNLAGVDPFRTYLMQVLLEKFRTTMVYPQNLPLDYETCDPRKFNGTFTWWLELEPENPDPINNTTPETTTEGIVTVTPPIIFQYYPHPPPHSHCYYQPANFKEFPAIGNTTGGIGSIFPTTLEQHRRVPLLNESISENYSDSDEVDTSEEVSEEVTLESTGTTQDPDYLTIN; encoded by the exons ATGTTTATGTTTGTGATTTTTGTGGTGACCTTTTTAAAAGGATCGTTAAGTTTTGGGATTAAAAAACCGATTTCTCCAAATCTACCGATTCCCCCGAATCCTTTACCTCGGCCTGGAAATATCAGTGAAATCATTTATCCCAATCGACCCCATATCATCATTCTAATGGCTGATGACTTAGGTCTTAATGATGTGAGCTATAGGGGTTCAAATCAGATTCTTACTCCTAACATTGATGCTTTGGCCTACCAAGGGGTCGTTCTTAATCGTCACTATACACCTGAAATGTGCACACCTTCTCGAGCAGCACTACTTACTGGAAAGAATCCTGTTAACATAGGGATGCAACATTTTGTAATTGAACCTTGTGAGCCACGAGGACTCCCTCTACACCTAAAACTTTTGCCTCAATACCTAAAACAGGCTGGTTACAGCACCCATTTAGTTGGAAAATGGCATTTAGGATATGCCCGAAAGGCATTTATTCCGACACAGAGGGGTTTCGATACATTTTTTGGATGTTACAATGGACATTTAGATTACTATGACCACATGATGTATGGTACAAATTTTAGTGG tTACGATTTCAGAAGAAAcgaaaatattacgtatgagggATTGGGTGAATATGCAACAAATCTATTTACCGAAGAATCCACAAAGATCATCCAGAACCATAATGTAAATGTTCCACTCTTCCTTGTGACCTCATATACCGCTCCACATTCTTCAAGGATTATTGATGTGACAAAAGGTTTGCAAGCACCACAAGAGGAAATTGACAGTCTAAGTTATATTCGTGATTCCGAAATAAGAACTCATGCTGCTATGGTGACCCTTTTGGACAAAGGAATCGGTCAGATCATAAAGGAACTTAGTATCAAAAAGATGCTTAGTAATTGTGTGATACTTTTCTTTTCGGACAATGGAGCCCCTATTAGGGGGATATTTGAATCGAGAGGTTCTAATTTTCCACTGAGAGGG caaaaaatatcgACTTGGGAAGGAGCAGTACGCGTACCAGCAGCTTTTTGGAGTCCCCTTATGGAGATTCGACATGGTGTATCCAATCGATTAATCCATAATACCGATTGGCTACCAACGTTTGTTGCAATGAGTGGACTTCGACCAATAGGAAAATTTGATGGATATGATATGTGGCCGACACTCGCAAAGAACTTACCAAGTCCTCGAAAAGAAATCATCCATAACATCAACCCTGTTATAGGATACAGTTCCATTTACTATAAAGGATGGAAGTACATCAACGGGTCAACAGATGAAGGATTATACGATTCTTGGCTAAGTTCAAAACCACAATATCATAATCCAAATGCAACTAGATATACCGAAATTGTAAGATCTAGTGATGCCTGGCAAGCCTTAGCTCCATTCGCCCTGAGGACTTTAGGTGACAAAAGTATCCAGAAAATTAGGAAGAATACTAAAGTATACTGTCAACCAAAAATACCTTATGCAATGGGTTGCAATCCTTTGAAAGGACCCTGTCTATTTCGAATTAAGGAGGATCCTTGTGAATTGAACAATCTTGCAGGGGTTGATCCATTTAGAACGTACTTGATGCAGGTTCTTTTAGAGAAGTTTAGGACCACAATGGTATACCCGCAAAATTTGCCACTAGACTATGAAACTTGTGATCCGAGAAAATTTAATGGGACTTTTACCTGGTGGTTAGAACTTGAACCGGAAAATCCTGATCCGATTAATAATACCACACCAGAAACTACAACAGAAGGGATAGTTACAGTAACGCCTCCGATAATATTTCAATACTACCCCCATCCACCTCCCCATTCACATTG TTATTATCAACCAGCGAACTTTAAGGAATTCCCTGCAATTGGGAATACCACAGGGGGTATAGGTTCAATCTTCCCAACGACTCTAGAGCAACATAGACGAGTTCCTTTGCTCAATGAATCAATATCAGAAAATTATTCAGACTCTGATGAAGTAGACACCTCCGAAGAAGTTTCAGAAGAAGTAACATTGGAATCTACCGGAACTACTCAAGACCCCGATTATTTAACGATCAATTAG